CGTTAAATTCAATTATTAAAAAAGAGCAGGTTATAAAAACCTGCTCTTTTATTTTTTTACCAACCAGCCCGTTTTTTCTATTTTGTATAATCATCTTTTTGCCCAAACGGTGCCCACTCAGCTTCTGCTGATTCAGGCTCAAGCCCTTGCTCTTCTTCTAAGACTGGTTTGAAAAATTCACGTAAACTACGAAACAGTTCACGTAAAATAATCTTATCGGCGGCAGAGATTTCAAGATTGTTGCCATATGTTATTACATCATCTTTGAGCGCATTATATTTTTGACGAATGTCATATTCGCTTTGAACTAGTTTTTGATAGGGCTCATCATAAAAACAGCTTTCTTCGGTGATTAAATCAACACAAGTATCTGTTTGCACAACCGAATCTTTCTTTGCAGTCTTTTGAACTAATTTACAATTTTTATACCCAATTCTTAAAACATTGGCCAAAGACAACCATCCACAGATTGCAGCAACAGATTGTTTTTGTTCATTGGTCGCATCAGGCTTTGTTAAAACATGAGAAATTACGCAAGGCGCAGCACCAAAAATACACGTTCGCGCAGCGCCCTTCAAAGAATCTTTCCAAGATTTGCCACGCTTAAGCTCGCCGACCATGTCTGTAAAGGTTAATGAGTTTGATGCCATGGTTGCACTCAGTGAAAAGCCATCAACAACTCCTTGCTTGCGACCGTACTCAAAGCCTGCAATGACGCCACGCTCAGCACCAGCACTCATTCCATTTTCAAAACCTTCTGCTTTGCCAAGATTAAATCCTTTCAATGCAGCTTTCAATACATCTTCCTGATCAAAACATGTAGCCACAGGAACATGTGCTACCGTTGAACCATCGCAGCAACTATTTAAAAAACTTGATACCAAAAGAAACGAAAAGACACATATCTTTTTCATAAAATACCACCTAAAACCCTAAAAAATTATAACCCTAGATTGCCACAGAAACTTTTGCTGGACGAAGCACTCGATCTTTAAGCATAAATCCCTTTGCTAAAATTTCTACTACCTGACCAGAATCATGCGAGTCAGATGCTACTTGCATCACCGCTTCATGAAACTCAGGATCAAAATCAGCTACATGTTTCATCACCGAAACATCATGCTTTGAAAGCAATTTAATTAACGATTGATAAGCCATTTCGATGCCGGCACAGTCTGTACCGTTTTTTTCTTTTAACGCCATGTCAAAAGTGTCAATAAATGACAATAATTCTTGAAGCAATGATTCTTTAGCCATTTCAGCCCAACGAAGCTGATCTCGCTCGGTGCGTCGTTTAAAATTTTCAAACTCTGCAGAAATTCTTTTGCACTGATCTTTCCAGATTGAAAGCTCTGCATAGCACATTTGCTCAGCGCTTTTTTTATCATCAGGATTGACTTCTTGCTCTGCTTGATCATGCAGCTCAGCATCTTGATCTAGCAAGATTTCATCATTTTGATCGAATATATCTTTGTTGTTTTTTTCGGTTTCCATAAAAAGACCTTTTCTTGATACTGTGATTATGTAAGACTAGACATTGTGCGTTGATTAATAATCATATAGCACACAGATAATGTAACAAAAATATTAATAAAAATACATAAACCAACCAGTAAATTACTGATCACAAATAAAATTATGAATTTAAAATTATTTTTTAAAATAGTTGCCTTGCTAGCATGTTTTAAATCATCCTTCATGCACTCAATGGATACAACATTTGGTAGCCCAACGACAACGACAACTACCCCACGATTTGCTACAAAAAACCTTACAAGCTTCGACAGCTCTTTTTCTTATTATAGAGCCGACAGTTCATACAACAGCAAGGGACAAAAAACAGCCTTGCTTTCATACAATGGACCAGAAGATTTGCTAAAAAGATTAGTAGATCCAAAGCTTTCACCAACAGATACAAGCTCTGTGGGAAAAGCACTCGTTGATGCAACTTTTAGCTTTGAAAATTGTTCATTAACATACACTCAAAACATTGGTGAAAATTTTTATTTTGCTCTTGAAAGTTCGCTGAGCAACGTGGATGTAAGACACTTAAAAATTCAACCTATAAATTCTAAATGCCAATGCTTAAGCCAATCAGAAATTAAAGCAAATCCAACCCTTCAAAGTTACCTTAAAAAGCTCGACAATCTTATTTATTCTAATGGAAAAAATTCATTTTTTTATAGCGTTATCGGACCATCTTTTTTGACAGCAGGATACACAAAACATTTTCAAGATTTTAATTATATTGATTTTATTGATTTTACATTTTTTACCGGAATTGCAGTTCCAATTATTAATGTTTCTCCAATCAATGATTCACCTGCAAGTATTTCTATATTTTCTGTGCCAATTTATAATTACACTTGCCTAGGAGTACCAATGGAGGCAAGCGTTATGGTTGCACTCTACGATTGGCTAAACATTGGAACCAATGCCTTAGTCATGCCATTTATAAATTCTGCAAATAGAGTTGCTCTAAACACAACAAAGACAAACAATATAAATTTTTTACCCGATTATGGGTACGCTTCAATTCATCACAGACCTTTTATATACTTTGATGGATACATTCAAGCAGAGCAATTTATTCCCTGTCTATCTTTGATGGCTGCATTTTCATATGCACAACAATTTAAAACGATTTATGATTCTTTAGACAAGGTCCAATTCCCAAATGATGTAATCAACGCTTTTCCAGCCCATCGACCTTGGCAAGCTGCATACATCACGCTGACAGCAGAACTTGATTTTGCTACAGAGTCACACAAAAACCTACCACACTTTCAAATTGTTTATGTTGCTCCTGTTTTTGGTAGGTCTGTGTTTAAGACATCGGCGGCCAGCGCTCAAATGTCTATTGAAGTTTTATGGGACTTTTAATGGTACTTTTTATGATCCCAAGGTAATTAAACTCTTTCTTTAAGTGACCTTATCTGCTCACTATTCTCACTTAAAAGAGCTTGATCTTCTTGCGACAAGTCTGGTGACCCTTCAAGATTGTGAATCATACTATCAATTCTATCAATTAATCTTTGCAAGAATTCACGATCATCGCGATAAACCGTATCAATCTTTGATCGATTAATCATTTCATCATAAGAACTGTTAAGCCTTGCAAGCTCAGATGAGCAACGAGATAAACTTGGTGCCATATCGTCACCGCTACAATCATGTAAAATGCTTTCAATCGAGATAAGCCCTTCGTGCATCAGCTCAGTAAGTGAATATGGTGCCCTAAAATCAATCATTGGATCAAAAGTATGAGCTTGAATTGCATTAACGCTAAAAAACGTCAAACCAATCGATACATTAATCAAAAACATCCTCAAGTAAAATACCTGTTTGCTTTTCATAAAAACCTCCATTTTTATTTTGTAAACTTCCATTTTAAGGTCATTTTTAGGATAATCTTTTGAAGTAAGCAAAGTCAACAGTTTGGACAAAAAACCCTTTTGATTAAAGCTTTCTATGGAAAAACTTATAAAAAACCAATACAATTTGAGCAATAAAAAGAAACGCAGCATTAAAAAATAATGCTGCGTTTCTTTTTATGTACTTATGAAAGTGTCAATTAAAATGGAAGTTCGTCATCAAAAGGAGCT
Above is a window of Candidatus Dependentiae bacterium DNA encoding:
- a CDS encoding nucleotide exchange factor GrpE is translated as METEKNNKDIFDQNDEILLDQDAELHDQAEQEVNPDDKKSAEQMCYAELSIWKDQCKRISAEFENFKRRTERDQLRWAEMAKESLLQELLSFIDTFDMALKEKNGTDCAGIEMAYQSLIKLLSKHDVSVMKHVADFDPEFHEAVMQVASDSHDSGQVVEILAKGFMLKDRVLRPAKVSVAI